Genomic segment of Malus domestica chromosome 15, GDT2T_hap1:
aaaaacgaCAACCCAATACACAGAACATGATCATAGTTCTTAAATGACAAATGaacaatattattaaaaacattacaaaccgtctatgtatttgctacaatagattgactaaataactttatttttaatttattttgtgcagagatgatctttatagTGTGATTCATTGTATGAACGGTTCTAATCATAAACACAAAACTCTGTGATTAAAACTTCATATTCATACTCATATTTGAATAATCAGTATGGTTGACTTACACATGAGAGTATTAAAAGAAGCAGGTTGGTGGTTCCAccgaaagaaaggaaaaacaatTCACTTCTTTTATGCTAAAGTTAATCTGCATGCGGAGGTGTCTTCCACTTTTCAAAGGGAAAACACACAATGGAGCTGATTAAATAATACAATTGGCACAACTCCTCCACCGATTCAAAGTGTCCCACATGTGCCACTTTGAGGACATTTTAGCACAATTGCACAATAATCCCCCAAAATGCCATaatttgggtttaaacccaAATAAGTATAACGTGCACATTTTAGGTACAAACAACTTGAGTTGAAGTTTCTAGCACCATCAATTGCTTTCTTAGGTAATTATGGTTCTAAAAGACTTTAGGCGCTAGTCGAACGATGAACTTCGTCTAGCGCTTAAGTGGATTtgtatttttaaaacaaatttgttATATAACATACAAAtaaatgcatgcttatacttaaaattaaataatttttttttaaaaatgcataacatacaaaaataaatatttattacAAAATATGGACATTGTGTAaacttttagggttttttttaaaggaaaactaatgaaaatgacttgaaaactttgagttttaacgataaagacaaaataaaaggtaaagtgaatagtaccatgtttgactttttagtgtaaaaatgtaatttttcgttaaagtgaatagtaccgcgggtttttcgttaaaaatctcTTTTTAAaaccattaattttaatttattattgggccttatttttttcaagaaaaatgaaGTTTGGCTGATATAATTGTCAAAAGAAAATGTTAAAagcttttaatatatatataaaaaaaaaaaccctatcaACCACGAGCCACACCCACCCCTACGTCTCTCTCAAATCTCATCGTACACTTTCTTTGATCTCCCTGTCTGCGTCAGatcatctctttctccctccATTCCTCTCTGCACAAtccccctctctctcactccctcGTCAGATTTCATCGACGAATCTGCGGTGATTCGGTGCGACGGGGAGAACAGCCTAGCACTACAGCCTAGAAGCACTTAGGCGGGCGCCTAACAACTCCCCGCTTTTGTCCACTGTTTGGCACCCAATTAGGAGGGCACCTCACCGCTCAGCACCTAAGGCAATTTTTTAAACACTAAGGTACTAACTGTACATTTCCCCAAAAACCAGAAACAATTTTGGTTTCAAGGCCCTCAATGCTCCTCGTTTTTACCAGTTCTTGAATGATTATCCTTGAGTTTTGCCCAAGATTTAGTGAgtttaagggtgcgtttgttgcaccggactgtcttGGACTGGACTGCTTCATGGACTAAGCTgcctggcttagactagactaagggatggtttggtattgctgtgctttgaaaaaaaactgctgtgaaaataagcggctgtgaaataaatcagcagagtgtttggtaaacttttttgtaaaagtgcttttgaaaataaagcagtctgatagcgagtcttttcattaaaggagcactgtagctccgtgtactttgaaaaaaagccagttttccaaagctgcaaatagcagcttcagctttttcctttgatttcagcttattctcacagcagctttcaaaataagccatttttttcagtttaccacacacctaaaaccctcacagctttttttcatgggtgctttttttttaagcacctcactcccaaaccacccctaagctggactaacttagtgaagcgtttggtgcagtgtcggactaaaaaacaaaataatttaaaaaaagggaaaaaacaaCCGgtgatatataaaaaaatatccaTGTTATTTGCTTCAACTTCAATTTCAACCAAAATTTCTTAGTTCCCAAATTCTACCAACTTCAAtttcaactaaaatttctagttcccaaattctaccaaaatttcaatcaaTTTCAACCAACTTCAATTTCAACTAACCTACAATCAAATTCTAAATTGCATAATACCCAGAGGAAGAATTGGCAAATTAACTCACAATCTACCCCAAAAATTCATGTTCTCTattaaaaaccaaagatttaCAACCTCAATTTCTCAAAAGCCACGCATTGGCAATATATTTCACACGAAGGGTAAGCAAATCAGGCCTCCATCTGCGAATCAAACCTCTAGCCGCGAGCCTCCATTTTCAATTGTAGATCTCAGTCAACCAAATTTGTTCTTGTTCCTTCGACCCCACCATCGTCTCCTCCTCCAAACCTCTCTTCTCTAATGACCCACCCCCATCTCCTTCTCAAATCGATGTGAATGGCCCTGCTGCCGGCGGTGGAGAGCTCAAACTCAGCCTTGCGCCTATTGTCATCGTTCTCATCTTTTATGTAGCTCAGACTAAACCCAAAGAAGCGTGGAGCCGAGAATTTGTACATCTCGTCGACGATCGTCGTCACCGGTGGGGTGGTCCGGCGAGGTTGGTCGAGCAAACATGGACAAAGACGCGAGAAGGATGGCTGGATGAGGATGCGATGAGGAAGGGACGCGAACGGACTTAGCAGTCCCCTGCTaattggggggtctcgctaagccCTTCTAACGAAGAACTAAGTCGGAGCGTGTCCGGTTTAATCCCATTAAACCTAATCCTTGTGCAAACCAAACATGAGACTACATTAGCAATTAGTCTAGTTTAGTCCAGTCCCCTCTAATCCggtcaaacaaacacaccctaagaGTTGTTGGTCCCTAGATCGCattgaaatataaaaaagatTGAGATTTTATGCCAACATTGTTTCCTTTAGTTATCGCTGGTTGAGGTATCCTTCTATATAAGTTTGGCGTTCTTGCTGAATTGATAAGGGGTGCCTTCAGCTGATCTCATGTCATGCCATTATGATGCGCCAGTTTTCTTATCTCGTTGTTGTACTGTTTTGTTTGCGTTTACCATCAGAATTATAAATTTCCCATACTATCAAATCTGAAGCATTTGGAATTAGTGGTTGATTGCGACTACAGCTCGATTAGCTTCTTTCATACTTTGTATAAACTTGTTGTGGGGTATGTATGCATTTGTTATCGAGACATTAGAATGTAAAACTTGATATTTGTATGTATGCACGTGCATTTGTATATTCTCTCAATTCTTTCACCAATAGTTTTGAGTTTTGTTGAACTGTTTTCCTTGGTAAGAATTCTTTTACCAATGGTTTTGAGTTTTGTTAAACTGTTTTCCTTGGTGCAATTGGTTATCGGATCCAATGTGGAGATAGCAAAAATAGAGAAATCTTCCCAGTGGCCCCGTCAGAACCTCAAGCTAGTACAAATAGCAGTGTATAATGGTCGCAAATTTTGCGTTAAGCAAGTCAAGTACTTGATGAAGAATGCTGTTGTACTGGAGAAGATTGTTATAAATCTTGTTCGATTTTGGTGTTTGTCTACGGGAATCGAGAGCAAGTTCCTACGGGAGAATGAGTAAATGGAAAACTCCGTCATGCCATGCAACCTGAAGATGAATTAAGTTGTATATGGAAGACAAAGTAATTCAAAAAGCTAACGACTCTTTGAATCAAAAGTACTGGACATAGACATTCATAACATCGTGTTTGCGTTCTGTTTTAGTGTATCCATTATTCTTCTGCGTTCCCATTCTTAAGGATGATGGGAACTTAGAAGAACAATGGATCCACTAAAACAGCACATAAACACGAGGATATGAATATCTTCTTCCAGTACTTTTGATCCAAAAAGTTGTCAGATTTTTTAATTTCCTTTGCCTTCCATATGTAACTTAATTTATCTTCGAGTTGCATGGGCATGACAAGGTTTTTCATTTTGGCATTTGGATTTGAATCAGAATTACTGTACAAGAACCTCAGGTAGTAGAAATAGTAGGGTATCATGGTCATGGATGTTGCATTAATCATGTCAGGTACTTCATTGTTGCATTAGAGAAGATGGTTATAAATCCTGTCCAGTCTTGGCGTTGGCCTATGGGAATCGAGAGCAATGCCCTGCGGGAGAATGAGGAAAACAATGCAAAGAGAATGCAAGTGCTCATTCAATCCATTACCTCAAAGAAAAATGCCCTCTACCATAGAATATTAGAATTGGTATGCATGTATTAGTAACTAATAATTGCATCGCAGTGCTTGTATTAACAATATATCTAGAGTTTGTAGTGTCAACCATTAGGCTTGAGCCTTTGACTTGTCCGCCTGCATTGTATAAACTATGTTCTTTGAGCCTTTTTTCGGTCTTCTTGACTGCTTCTTTTGTAgtactttcttcttctcttcgctTTCACCCCCTCACCCGGTAATTTCACTCTGTCAAATTCAGATTTCCGTTCCAAACTTGATCACATTGCTGACCACCTCTCCTAACAGAGGTGGGCGCCAATATTGCATATGAGACCCACTTGCATTAGCGAGCTGGTCCATAATGCAATCTTTCTAACACTATTTCATACATGCCTTACAATGTGCGGTAGTTTTTCATGTTAGAGTTTGATGTCGCAACTGTAACAgtagagaaaaaaatatttttagacaCAAATACACTGCCACCGTGGTGTTTGATTCCATGAAAGTTGCTCTTGTAATCTTGATGTGTGGGTTACAGTGGCCCAACAGATGTTGACCCAACAAGAAACATGTGAGCCCACATTCGATGCCATGAAAGTTGCTCTTGTAATATTGCCTGTGTGGGCTACAATGGCCCAACATATATTGACCCATCAAGAAACATGCGAGCCCACATATCGACATCCAATATCTCAAACGTGGTGAGCTGAGCCCAGAATCATTGGCGTGCCCCATTGCCtgacaaagaaacaaaagagtATTCTTACGTCTTGACAGTCACATACTTGTCCAAACAAACACCTACTTTTTGGATACACTAATTAAATTTCGAGCTACTTGTAGATAATCCCAGTCATTATTTATTGTCCTTGCTATTGTTTGTGACAATCTTTGTTACGCGTTGTTATCAGTTTGTTGATGTTATAATCAGGAAGGTACATTATTACGTGATAATATCAATTAATTGATATCACAATCTGaagaacacatttttttttatcttgtattataaaaaaaaaagctcttaactttcaataaaaacaatggtcaattatttttatactttaatGTTACATTAGGGTTATAAATAATATTCCGAGTGAGCACCCCTAAAGTGCTTTTCTCATGAGTACTCAATCATCCAAATCATAGAGTtcaaaagtaaaacaataacaaaatccCAATAGAATATCATAGTACTAATGTACACAAAATCATCAATTCCGATAGCTAGCCCTAAATTCTGAAGCATTTTCTGTAATGCTGTCCAACTTCTCTATCTAATATTTCCTCtcctcttttattttgtctaaCACATTTCCACTAGTAGAttatgggttttaatttctttgtttaTCTTCACTACTAGAAACTGATCAGTTGTGTATCGGAGGTTTTTTCTTCGCCGGAGAATAGTCCATTTCCGTCATGTCTGCGAGATCCGGGTAGTGTTGGTGAGCTGCAGCCGCCTCCTGCTGCTTGGAAACAACTGGTGATTTTGCTTTGCCATTCCCATCTTCTCCACCATGGCTATTAACATTTTCGCCTTTCGGTTCGGAGTCACCTCtatttttccttcctttcttctcATTCTGTACACGGATCACATATAGGAAGTTTTCACATCTAACCCTTAgatattattaatatatattatagtTATTTTGATTAATTAGGAACCAACCTTTGAAGTGGTAGTAGCACTAGAGGGGGATGTCACAGAGATTAGTTTTCTAGTTCCTCCTGCAACAATACAAATGAAAACCACTTGATTAATTTgggtggttttttgtttttcacaaAAGCTTTAATTTACTGCATTTACTTAAAAGAAAATGGTCATAAGATTACAGTACAATTCATGACTAGTACAAAGTCAATGGTTAGATTAGTTTTTGTGGACAACAGTGGTTGCAGAATACATGGTAATTATAGAGGTTTCATTCTTCTGAAAACtcaaaactaaaaacgaaattgTTATCTGATTACGGTCATTTTATTAATAGCACAAAAATGGATAAAGAAGAACGCCTTGACGATCTAGCGAGGTGGCTCTAGAAAAGTAACTAAGTAATGCTAATGGTGCTTGGGTCTGTGATGCCTAGGTCCGCAATAATCTTCATGAATATTTGGTAACTGGTGGTGTGACGACTTCTTGGATTCTCTAAAAACTGTTTTCTTCAAGGTACCTGATGATGCAATATTACTAGGCTCTCCAGCAAGACCAGCTGCAATATTACTTCTTTTCATTGAAGCATTTTCCTCTTCCTGCATTTAGCAGTAAAATTATGGAATTAATGTAAGAAAAATGTTGACTATAAGAATGAGAAACTGGAAACGTATATAGGAGGAGCTTCATAAGGGATTCTGTTGTACTACAGCAAAAAGGGGATAGGTTATATCACTTGTATCATGTTTTGCATATGtatatatcatccacatatattaTCCATAACGGGATAACCTATCCTGTTTTTGCTACAGTGGAGCGGGGTATTCCCCAGAACGAAGAACAGAAGTACTCACTTGGATATTTTTGTTCTGCTGTCTAACTGAGCTGAATCCCTTCTCCGGACGAATCCCttcaaggaaaaaaaacaaaaataagtaaATTTGAGTAACCAAAATTTCATACAATAACTAGACGTATATAAGTGAATATATTTTGCacgtatatataattatatatgtacCTTGAGCCTGAGAAAGGAGGAGgcacaaaagaagaagaagagggactGCCAAGGATGAAGTAGTCATTTGGAGTAAATCTTATGAGTCTGCAGATATGGCAGTCTTGGCAGATCAACTCTGAGAGAAGAGATGGGAAAGGATTGAATGTCAGGAACAAAAGTGCtgtgttttttttatgaatCGTTTACGGTTTGGGAGATGCCTgcttaaatacatatatatacacacacatatacatatatatgatccTTGGACCCACGTTTAATTTCTTCCCAATATGTAACTTGTAGGGTGGGttcgaaaaattaaaaaccaaagaggaaaaaaaaaaattgaaagccaAACCGAAACCTTAAAAAAGGACTGAAATTAAAAAatcgaaccaaaccgaaatcaTAAAAATATGACCTTTTTTTACCCCTTAATCAATACGATGTCGTTTTTACCCTGtaatccttcttccttcttcgtcTTGTTTCAGCCagccttcgtttttcttcttcGTTTTCTCCCCCGCGCCGTCTCACTCTCAGAGTCTCACATGGCAATCTTGCTTATTCACTGTGACACAGCAATCTTGCTTATCCACTGTCTAGTTTCTTccattcaatttttattgaagTGATAAGAGAAATAGGAGTTTTACTTGGGGATGCACTCCAGCTCATATATCTTAATTAACCCTTTTTCGTTTGAGTTCTAGGGTACTTTTCTGAAGCGATTTTGGTAGGAAAGTTTGTAATAGTATCATTTCTGAAGTAGCTGTGCCCATTGTGCAGTCAAAGGCGTGGCCGCCTAGTTCAATCCTcttattatatgttttttttttatagtagcCTAATTCTAGAAAAGTTTGTAGTACTATCCTtttattatatgtttttttattttggatatttccACACCAACAATTATTTTAGAATCATTTTGTAGAACAAGTAGACGGATAATTGATCCATAGTATAATATTTAAGTCCAAAAAGGGTAcaagcttttatatgttttaaaATTAGCTTAGGTCTATTCATGTTGTATTTCATATAAACCAATCATTGAGGAAATCGAGTTTTGTGAAGAAGTTGATAAATGTAATCTTATTTATTgtatgaattatttgattttgttaaattatgttaaaataatgttttaattagatgttctttctctttttatttgtaTGTAGAAATGACATGTACAAATTCAACAAAATGTGCTATGATGCCCCCTAGAACTTTGAATATTTATTTGAAATCATGATTGTAGTTGgaatgtttattttaattttggaatatCAATTTGCAGTTTGGAATTTGGAATGTTTATTTAAGTGTGGAACACTCAattttgaatgtttattttaaGTGTAGAAAACTTGAAtaatgtttaatttttgtttgaaattttttttaacttgtaaTGTTTATTTTAAGTGTGTTAAGTATGGAAGACCTGAACTTTGAATGTTTATTTAAAGTGTGGATGACTTGAACTttaatgtttatatttaatttcagAAGACTTGAACTTGGAACGTTTATTTTGAAGTCGAactaaaccgaaccgaacccaTCATTAATAACTTGGGTGGGATAAAGTTTAAGTCTTTGTCCAAGGAAATTAAAGAaatcttgtttttttctttgtcaaagaGTAGATATTATTAAATACGAATTGAAATGTTTACATTAGACACTAGAGTGTTGAACAACCATTAAGGATCAATCTCATCTCAAGAATGCGCATTCCCATATGCATGACATAAAATACCACATGATACGCAATCTCATTACACATCTTTTTGAGGGTTATGATGAAGATTTCCTGGATCCTCTTTTCAAATCTTGTTTTAAATATCAATTAATTGACCAAGATCATTTTGCTCTGTTTACTCACTCGTGAGATAATTAAGTCCGACTGGATAGGTATATTCTATTGTCTACATCGACgtaaaagacaaaataaaaaatgatacaGACACGATAGTGAAGTGAAACGTATTAATACACTCAGTTAATTACACTATTTAGGCTTAGTCCAATCTTCTCAATTCTCATATGCATGCATGATGTATCAATCCCATTTCACAATCCATACATGTACCTTTGCCTTTTCATGTTGTATCTCATTTTTCAtgcaacaaattaaaaaaatagataCTTTCGTGAGACtagaattttcttttttcctctttccatcatttttcatcttcttttctcatattttttattttatttttatatttttataaaaatttaatataaaatattaacgtaattTAGCTGTGATcatttaaatagaaaaaaaaggagaaaatctTACTCTCTTTTCGCGGGATCAGAGTCAGACAACCTGATTTTCCAAGTACTACCAACTACTATGCATTATACGTTATTTGGTTGGTCAACGAATTGAAGGTTTGCTTTTGGAGAAAGCCAACAAAATCCTATGGGGCTAACAAAGCATGGGCATGCCCTTTTGGCTGATTAATCAGATCAGATGGGGCTATTATGGACATGACGGATGCAGCTGGATCTATTTATAGACTATATGCATCTCCTGGGTGACTTTTCGTTCGTATGATATGGTTGATTGGAGTGAGGGGGTGGGACGTCCGCACTGCATGGTGTG
This window contains:
- the LOC103431397 gene encoding uncharacterized protein, with the translated sequence MTTSSLAVPLLLLLCLLLSQAQGIRPEKGFSSVRQQNKNIQEEENASMKRSNIAAGLAGEPSNIASSGGTRKLISVTSPSSATTTSKNEKKGRKNRGDSEPKGENVNSHGGEDGNGKAKSPVVSKQQEAAAAHQHYPDLADMTEMDYSPAKKKPPIHN